The following are from one region of the Stanieria sp. NIES-3757 genome:
- a CDS encoding putative glycosyl transferase: MAYRGSISGISTPSLQTARIDLSIVVPIYNEAESLTHLVEEITNAVRSIQLSYEIICVDDGSTDGSTTILKELARRRSGLKAVILRRNYGQTPAMAAGFQNALGRVIITLDGDLQNDPTDIPLLLAKLEEGYDLVSGWRKQRQDAALTRLLPSKIANWLIGKVTGVKLHDYGCSLKAYRGELVADMNLYGELHRFLPALAYIEGARITEIPVRHHARRFGKSKYGLGRTVRVVMDLLTVFFMKKFLTRPMHVFGVWGLISLIIGTLMGFYLTIVKLFLNQNIGDRPLLILSVLLVVTGVQLFSFGLLAELLMRTYHESQKRPIYRIREVIQGKSYERVNSEV, from the coding sequence ATGGCATATCGCGGCTCAATCTCAGGAATTAGTACCCCTTCTTTACAAACAGCAAGAATAGATTTATCGATTGTTGTTCCTATTTATAACGAAGCAGAAAGTCTTACCCATCTGGTAGAAGAAATTACTAATGCTGTTCGTTCAATTCAACTCAGTTATGAAATTATTTGCGTTGATGATGGTTCTACCGATGGTTCTACTACAATTTTAAAAGAATTAGCTCGTCGACGTAGCGGACTCAAGGCAGTAATTTTAAGACGCAATTATGGTCAAACTCCAGCCATGGCAGCAGGATTTCAAAATGCTTTAGGTAGGGTAATTATTACTCTTGATGGTGATTTACAAAACGATCCGACAGATATCCCTTTACTTTTAGCTAAATTAGAAGAAGGTTATGACTTAGTTAGTGGTTGGCGCAAACAAAGACAAGATGCAGCACTGACTAGATTGCTTCCTTCTAAGATCGCCAATTGGTTAATTGGTAAAGTTACAGGAGTTAAATTACACGATTATGGTTGTTCTTTAAAAGCTTATCGTGGCGAACTCGTCGCTGATATGAATCTTTATGGCGAATTGCATCGATTTTTACCTGCTTTAGCTTATATCGAAGGTGCCAGAATCACTGAAATACCAGTTCGTCATCATGCTCGTCGTTTTGGTAAGAGTAAGTATGGACTAGGAAGAACAGTTCGGGTAGTGATGGATCTCCTCACTGTCTTCTTTATGAAGAAGTTTTTAACTAGACCGATGCACGTTTTTGGCGTGTGGGGATTAATTTCTTTAATTATTGGGACTTTGATGGGTTTTTACTTAACTATAGTTAAGTTATTTCTCAATCAAAATATTGGCGATCGCCCTTTATTGATTTTATCAGTTCTTTTGGTGGTTACTGGCGTTCAGTTGTTTAGTTTTGGCTTATTAGCTGAATTGTTGATGCGTACCTATCATGAATCACAAAAAAGACCGATTTATCGTATTAGAGAGGTAATCCAAGGCAAATCTTACGAAAGGGTCAATTCTGAAGTCTAA
- a CDS encoding hypothetical protein (hypothetical protein MicvaDRAFT_2645) has translation MKKNSSLVGVSLLISIGFSLKAIAIPVPNTYINFAGAGGDFDSRTATFRVSEQTTTTSIGKNLRLYEAHLAKMLELTYNFCQDREPNYIVYWNYEADEGKIFMGEFPLSCQFARETFQTFGTGVNETVTINHRGEPTQETIATLALNDKNRKQFASLVQTIKPQCIDTTPQICPGERLE, from the coding sequence ATGAAAAAAAACAGTTCGTTGGTTGGGGTTTCTCTATTAATTAGTATAGGTTTTAGTTTAAAAGCGATCGCAATTCCTGTACCAAATACCTATATTAACTTTGCAGGAGCAGGAGGAGATTTTGATTCTCGCACAGCAACTTTCCGAGTAAGCGAGCAAACTACTACTACTAGTATTGGGAAAAACTTAAGACTCTACGAAGCACACCTAGCTAAAATGCTCGAATTAACTTACAATTTTTGTCAGGATCGAGAGCCTAATTACATTGTTTATTGGAACTATGAGGCAGATGAAGGCAAAATTTTTATGGGAGAATTTCCCTTATCTTGTCAATTTGCTAGAGAGACTTTTCAAACCTTTGGTACTGGGGTAAATGAAACAGTAACAATCAATCATCGTGGTGAACCAACTCAGGAAACGATCGCAACTCTAGCTCTTAATGATAAGAACAGGAAACAGTTTGCTTCTTTAGTTCAAACTATTAAACCTCAATGTATCGATACTACACCGCAAATATGTCCAGGCGAGCGCTTGGAGTAA
- a CDS encoding TRAP transporter solute receptor yields MKRFLYFCLSLGLILILNIIPTTRAKANVSNSVELNILTASERGTYYAIAEDLEKLVSQSAIDLDVIPSDGALKNVYELYNHPSIPLALSQLDILAFMNTMANDDEDMRQQFEALRLVLPLYQEEVHLLAHDEIKSIADLNNKKVAIGAEGSGTSITAVMMLQNARVAPQQLLQLEPLRAIDALRKREIDALFYVVGIPDRAFVEEISAEDRLKLVPVQIESVPNDEFFSKIYSNTTIPAQTYSWQAEPVETVAVQSALFTTDSENCQEVGKFARLIYENLDWLKQNGHPKWQSIEFDLNDIKADPRLSTCVAQELTS; encoded by the coding sequence ATGAAAAGATTCCTCTATTTTTGCCTGAGTTTGGGATTAATTTTAATTCTAAATATCATCCCTACAACTAGAGCTAAGGCAAATGTATCTAATTCTGTAGAACTAAATATTTTGACTGCTTCTGAAAGAGGAACTTATTATGCCATTGCCGAGGATCTGGAAAAATTAGTATCCCAGTCTGCCATCGATTTAGATGTAATTCCTTCAGATGGTGCCTTGAAAAATGTTTACGAGCTTTACAACCACCCTAGTATTCCACTGGCTCTGAGTCAGTTGGATATTTTGGCTTTTATGAATACTATGGCTAACGACGATGAAGATATGCGTCAACAGTTTGAAGCCTTAAGATTAGTTTTGCCCTTGTATCAAGAAGAAGTCCATTTATTAGCACACGACGAGATTAAAAGTATTGCCGATCTTAATAATAAGAAAGTGGCAATTGGTGCAGAAGGCAGTGGTACGAGCATTACGGCAGTTATGATGCTTCAAAATGCCAGAGTAGCACCACAACAACTATTACAATTAGAGCCACTCAGAGCGATCGATGCTTTACGCAAGCGCGAAATTGATGCTTTATTTTATGTTGTCGGTATTCCAGATCGAGCTTTCGTAGAAGAAATTTCTGCCGAAGATCGATTGAAACTCGTGCCAGTTCAAATAGAATCAGTTCCTAACGACGAATTTTTTAGCAAAATTTACTCTAATACCACTATTCCCGCTCAAACTTACAGTTGGCAAGCTGAACCAGTCGAAACTGTTGCTGTACAATCTGCCTTGTTCACGACAGATTCAGAAAATTGCCAGGAAGTAGGCAAATTTGCCAGGTTAATTTATGAAAATTTGGATTGGTTAAAACAAAATGGTCATCCTAAATGGCAGAGCATAGAATTCGATCTCAATGACATTAAAGCCGATCCTCGTTTATCTACTTGTGTGGCTCAAGAGTTAACCAGCTAA
- a CDS encoding transcriptional regulator, GntR family, with protein sequence MLNIQIKSDSDIPASKQLFDQIQFAIASGQYLAGHRLPSTRQLAMITGLHRNTISKVYQQLEEVGLVESIAGSGIYVKTDGNQRETELNTSEVVQNNIIKDSIDELLALGCTISQIKELFVAELEWRSRCHQQLVVTVPTRDLSAGELMRQALEQSLSIAVKLVPLQDLPKLISETQFGTVITSRYFIREVLDVVPPRTFRVLTVDIYDYGKELEIVKSLPPQACLGIVSLSEGTLKIAQSIVSSQRGEDVLVLTAPINDSKRIKALIHTAHKIISDPASYPAIKAAIAAARDDLIRFPEVICSENYIAEKSINLLKKELGLSGEK encoded by the coding sequence ATGTTAAATATTCAAATAAAATCAGATAGCGACATTCCTGCTTCTAAACAACTATTCGATCAAATTCAATTTGCGATCGCGTCTGGACAATATTTAGCTGGTCATCGTTTACCCAGTACCAGACAGTTAGCCATGATTACAGGATTGCATCGCAATACAATCAGTAAAGTGTATCAACAATTGGAGGAAGTCGGATTAGTAGAATCGATCGCAGGATCGGGTATCTATGTCAAAACAGATGGAAATCAAAGGGAAACTGAATTAAATACGTCGGAAGTTGTTCAAAATAACATTATTAAAGATAGTATTGACGAATTACTCGCTCTTGGTTGTACTATTAGTCAAATTAAAGAATTATTTGTAGCAGAATTAGAATGGCGATCGCGCTGTCATCAACAATTAGTCGTAACTGTACCAACTAGAGATTTGAGCGCAGGGGAATTAATGCGTCAGGCATTAGAACAATCTTTGAGTATTGCTGTTAAGTTAGTACCATTGCAAGATTTACCAAAACTAATTAGTGAAACTCAGTTTGGCACAGTGATCACTAGTCGTTATTTTATTCGAGAAGTCTTAGATGTCGTTCCTCCTAGAACTTTCCGAGTCTTGACAGTGGATATTTATGACTATGGGAAAGAATTGGAAATAGTTAAAAGTTTACCGCCTCAAGCTTGTTTGGGTATAGTCAGTTTGAGTGAAGGCACGTTAAAAATAGCGCAGAGTATTGTTAGCTCTCAAAGAGGGGAAGATGTTTTAGTTTTGACTGCACCCATTAATGACTCTAAACGGATTAAAGCTTTGATTCATACTGCTCATAAAATCATCAGCGATCCAGCGAGTTATCCAGCCATTAAAGCTGCGATCGCAGCAGCTAGAGATGATTTGATTCGTTTTCCCGAAGTAATCTGTAGTGAAAATTATATTGCAGAAAAATCAATTAACTTGCTTAAAAAAGAATTAGGATTATCGGGTGAGAAGTAA
- a CDS encoding S-layer domain protein, whose amino-acid sequence MKLSLPLKLIAISTAVLATTITLSPLKAAVIGEEPINQNEVVAVAAPFGSNKYSLVIVEQLPGQKQCWSEMGSQPTVIEPLWTTFDFTGHCRRATDANGYSIHLDGQDTSQDYLLDLAEKEGELQLVAMNYKDRSRTVIGKTFGLNQGKFLRIYLNPGWQLTKKTVDGKTVGHVYFSGDTAAIAAAGNTPPTPPPAAPSFSDTATDIYKDEIEQAVALGFIAGFQDKTFRPQEPLTREQLVSMVIGALGEIADLEIQLPAQAVTQPYPDVATSRWSAIKIQWAKDNQIVTGYPDGAFRPEKPVTRAELMAVLKRAAEFVRVERGLSPQLAVKPAATSFSDISTHWGKNLIEQMSGYCQVASPYNETGNAFNPDQASGRNYAAAATLRMYNCVADAANQARQ is encoded by the coding sequence ATGAAATTATCACTTCCACTGAAACTTATCGCAATCTCAACAGCAGTTTTAGCGACTACAATTACTTTGTCTCCTCTCAAAGCAGCAGTAATTGGAGAAGAACCAATTAATCAAAACGAAGTTGTTGCAGTAGCAGCCCCTTTTGGCAGTAATAAATATAGTTTAGTGATCGTCGAACAACTTCCTGGTCAAAAACAATGTTGGAGTGAGATGGGTTCTCAACCAACAGTGATCGAGCCTCTCTGGACTACTTTTGACTTTACAGGACATTGCCGTCGTGCGACTGATGCCAATGGTTATTCAATTCATCTTGATGGTCAAGATACTAGCCAAGACTACTTGTTAGATCTAGCCGAAAAAGAAGGTGAATTACAATTAGTTGCCATGAACTACAAAGATCGTTCTAGAACGGTGATTGGCAAAACCTTCGGTCTTAATCAAGGCAAATTTTTAAGAATTTATTTAAACCCAGGTTGGCAATTGACAAAAAAAACTGTTGACGGTAAAACTGTAGGTCATGTGTACTTTAGTGGAGATACTGCTGCGATCGCGGCTGCGGGTAATACACCTCCCACACCTCCACCTGCTGCACCAAGCTTTAGCGATACGGCTACCGATATTTATAAGGATGAAATCGAACAAGCTGTCGCTTTAGGATTTATTGCTGGTTTCCAAGACAAAACCTTCCGTCCTCAAGAACCTTTGACTAGAGAACAATTAGTTTCGATGGTAATCGGTGCTTTAGGTGAGATAGCAGATCTGGAAATTCAACTACCCGCCCAAGCTGTAACGCAACCTTATCCTGATGTAGCAACTTCTCGTTGGAGTGCTATTAAAATCCAATGGGCAAAAGATAATCAAATTGTTACTGGTTATCCTGATGGTGCATTCCGTCCAGAAAAACCTGTTACTAGGGCAGAGTTAATGGCTGTTTTAAAACGTGCAGCGGAATTTGTTAGAGTTGAGCGAGGATTATCGCCACAATTAGCTGTTAAACCCGCAGCAACATCTTTTTCAGATATTTCTACTCACTGGGGTAAAAATTTAATCGAGCAAATGTCTGGTTATTGTCAAGTAGCTTCTCCTTATAATGAAACTGGAAATGCTTTCAATCCCGATCAAGCTTCAGGACGTAATTATGCTGCTGCTGCTACGTTGAGAATGTATAATTGCGTTGCTGATGCAGCCAACCAAGCTCGTCAGTAA
- a CDS encoding hypothetical protein (protein of unknown function DUF558) — protein MVYRIVITPEQKQDEIVVLNPPQQHYLQRVLRMTSGDRIILMDGQGQSWLAQLEGNFAHILEPIITSTELPLPITLITALPKGSGYEDIVRCCTELGVNTFIPVISDRTILKPSPNKVERWRKIATEAAEQSERQIVPQIINPIKFTEAIHQTINFESDRYICVARGDLPTLWSCLTKVPEREIIIATGCEGGWTPQEVKQAIQQGFQAVSLGNRILRAITAPMVAVTIVTVTLN, from the coding sequence TTGGTTTACCGTATAGTCATTACACCTGAACAAAAACAAGACGAGATCGTTGTTCTTAATCCTCCACAACAGCATTATTTACAAAGAGTATTAAGGATGACTAGTGGCGATCGCATTATTTTGATGGATGGTCAGGGTCAGTCTTGGTTGGCTCAACTAGAAGGCAATTTTGCCCATATTCTCGAACCAATTATCACTTCAACCGAATTACCTTTACCAATCACCTTAATCACTGCTTTACCGAAAGGAAGTGGTTATGAAGATATCGTTCGCTGTTGTACCGAATTGGGAGTTAATACTTTTATTCCAGTTATTAGCGATCGCACTATTTTAAAACCTAGTCCTAATAAGGTCGAACGTTGGCGCAAAATTGCCACTGAAGCAGCCGAACAATCGGAAAGACAAATCGTTCCCCAGATTATCAATCCAATTAAATTTACTGAAGCAATTCATCAAACAATTAATTTTGAAAGCGATCGCTATATTTGTGTAGCTCGTGGCGATTTACCTACTTTATGGAGTTGTTTAACTAAAGTACCAGAACGAGAAATTATTATTGCGACTGGCTGTGAAGGAGGTTGGACTCCCCAGGAAGTAAAACAAGCAATCCAGCAAGGATTTCAAGCAGTTTCTCTAGGAAATCGAATTTTACGAGCGATTACGGCTCCAATGGTTGCGGTAACGATAGTGACTGTCACACTCAATTAA
- a CDS encoding ferredoxin (flavodoxin) oxidoreductase, translating into MIQTVSRKQTTFATIDANEAVARVAYALNEVIAIYPITPSSPMGEWADTWSSQGKKNIWDTVPTVVEMQSEGGVAGAVHGALQTGSLTTTFTASQGLLLMLPNMYKIAGELTPTVFHIAARSLAAQGLSIFGDHSDVMSARSTGFALLCSASVQEAQDFALIATAASLESRIPFGHFFDGFRTSHEVQKIELLSEEVLRSLISDQLVFDHRLRALTPDHPVIRGTAQNPDVYFQARETVNPYYQACPNITQKVMDKFAQLTGRQYHLFEYHGDQAAERVIVLMGSACDTVHETVDYLNQQGEKVGVLKVRLYRPFAGEKFVAALPNTVKSIAVLDRTKEPGSVGEPLYLDVITTLTENWKTNSPQPKVLGGRYGLSSKEFTPAMIKGVFDNLNNTSPKNHFTIGINDDLSHTSLEYNSEFSIESEKVVRAIFYGLGSDGTVGANKNSIKIIGEETDNYAQGYFVYDSKKSGSVTVSHLRFGSQLIRSTYLVNQANFVACHQWQFVEQFPILKEIEPGGTFLINSPYGQEEVWSQLPATIQQQIIAKNLKCYAINAYQVAREAGMGGRINTVMQVCFFALSGVLPREEAINAIKQSIRKTYGKKGEAIVQMNLNAVDATLDHLYQIQPGEISNSATKTQSPLDQAPSFVRDVLGKMIAREGEELPVSALPVDGTYPSGTTKWEKRNIAQEIPVWDADVCVQCGKCVMVCPHAVIRSKVYEPQQLENAPANFKSTNTKDKDWRDLKFTIQVAPEDCTGCGICVDVCPAKNKLQPRLKAINMQPQLPLREQERENWDFFLNLPNPDRRYLKLNKINQQQMQEPLFEFSGACAGCGETPYVKLVSQLFGDRMVVANATGCSSIYGGNLPTTPWAHNAEGRGPAWSNSLFEDNAEFGLGFRVSIDKQAQFAAELLHTLAQEVGEELATAILDNQQQDEADIYEQRQKVSELKQQLEKLLNSELDPSIKAKVQNLKSVADYLVKKSVWIVGGDGWAYDIGYGGLDHVIASGRNVNILVLDTEVYSNTGGQMSKATPKGAVAKFAASGKPMAKKDLGLIAMTYGNVYVASVAMGARDEHTLKAFLEAEAYDGPSLIIAYSHCIAHGINMPTAMQQQKALVESGRWLLYRYDPRRTELGKNPLSLDSRAPKSPVKDSMYQENRFLMLMRSQPEAAKKLLKEAQADISTRWQLYQYLAARQSEKTNGH; encoded by the coding sequence ATGATTCAAACTGTATCTAGGAAGCAAACAACTTTTGCCACCATAGACGCAAACGAAGCTGTAGCAAGAGTGGCTTATGCCCTTAATGAAGTAATCGCAATTTATCCCATTACTCCTTCTTCACCAATGGGTGAATGGGCGGATACTTGGTCATCTCAAGGTAAAAAAAATATTTGGGATACTGTCCCGACAGTGGTAGAAATGCAAAGTGAAGGGGGTGTTGCAGGGGCAGTTCATGGTGCTTTACAAACAGGTTCTTTGACGACTACTTTTACTGCTTCTCAAGGTTTATTATTAATGCTCCCTAATATGTATAAAATTGCGGGAGAACTAACACCAACAGTGTTTCATATTGCAGCCCGTTCTTTAGCTGCCCAAGGACTATCTATTTTTGGCGATCATAGTGATGTGATGTCTGCTAGAAGTACGGGGTTTGCGCTGTTGTGTTCCGCTTCAGTACAGGAGGCACAAGATTTTGCTTTAATTGCTACCGCAGCTAGTTTAGAATCGAGAATTCCGTTTGGTCATTTCTTTGATGGTTTTCGCACTTCCCATGAAGTTCAGAAGATTGAACTTTTGAGTGAAGAGGTATTGCGTTCATTAATTAGCGATCAACTCGTCTTCGATCATCGTCTCCGTGCTTTAACTCCAGACCATCCTGTCATTCGTGGTACGGCTCAAAATCCTGATGTTTATTTCCAAGCAAGGGAAACAGTTAATCCTTATTACCAAGCTTGTCCGAATATTACCCAAAAGGTAATGGATAAGTTTGCTCAATTGACAGGAAGACAATATCACTTATTTGAATATCATGGCGATCAAGCAGCGGAACGAGTGATTGTCTTAATGGGTTCTGCTTGTGATACTGTCCACGAAACCGTCGATTATCTCAATCAACAGGGTGAAAAAGTTGGAGTTTTAAAAGTTCGCTTGTATCGTCCTTTTGCTGGCGAAAAATTTGTTGCAGCTTTACCCAATACAGTGAAAAGTATTGCTGTTTTAGACCGAACTAAAGAACCAGGTAGTGTGGGTGAACCTCTTTACCTGGATGTAATTACTACCCTTACTGAAAACTGGAAAACTAACTCTCCTCAACCTAAAGTACTTGGTGGACGTTATGGTTTATCTTCTAAAGAATTTACTCCTGCTATGATCAAAGGAGTATTTGATAATTTAAACAATACGTCACCGAAAAATCACTTCACCATTGGTATTAATGACGATCTCAGTCATACCAGTCTAGAATACAATTCCGAATTTTCAATTGAATCAGAAAAGGTAGTCAGAGCTATCTTCTATGGTTTGGGTTCTGATGGAACCGTTGGTGCCAATAAAAATTCAATCAAAATTATCGGGGAAGAAACTGATAATTACGCCCAAGGATATTTTGTTTACGATTCCAAGAAATCTGGTTCGGTAACAGTATCTCACCTACGGTTTGGTTCTCAATTAATTCGTTCTACCTATTTAGTCAACCAGGCTAATTTTGTTGCCTGTCATCAATGGCAATTTGTCGAACAATTTCCAATCCTGAAAGAAATTGAACCAGGGGGAACTTTCTTAATTAATAGTCCTTATGGTCAAGAAGAAGTTTGGAGTCAATTACCTGCTACTATCCAACAGCAAATTATCGCCAAAAATCTGAAATGCTACGCCATTAATGCCTATCAAGTCGCCCGTGAAGCGGGGATGGGAGGACGAATTAATACAGTGATGCAGGTTTGTTTCTTTGCCCTATCGGGAGTATTACCGAGAGAAGAAGCAATTAATGCCATTAAACAATCAATTCGGAAAACTTACGGCAAAAAAGGCGAAGCGATTGTTCAAATGAACCTTAACGCCGTAGATGCAACTTTGGATCATCTTTATCAAATTCAACCAGGAGAAATTTCTAATTCGGCGACCAAAACTCAATCTCCTTTGGATCAAGCACCGAGTTTTGTACGGGATGTATTGGGTAAAATGATCGCCCGTGAAGGAGAAGAACTTCCTGTTAGTGCTTTACCTGTAGACGGAACCTATCCTAGTGGTACAACTAAATGGGAAAAACGCAATATTGCCCAAGAAATACCTGTTTGGGATGCAGATGTCTGCGTTCAATGTGGCAAATGTGTAATGGTTTGTCCTCACGCGGTAATTCGCAGTAAGGTTTACGAACCACAACAATTAGAGAATGCCCCTGCTAATTTCAAGAGTACTAATACCAAAGATAAAGATTGGCGCGATCTCAAATTCACCATTCAAGTTGCACCCGAAGATTGTACGGGATGCGGTATCTGCGTGGATGTTTGCCCAGCCAAAAATAAACTTCAACCCCGTCTCAAAGCAATTAATATGCAGCCCCAGTTACCTTTACGGGAACAAGAACGGGAAAACTGGGATTTCTTCTTAAATTTACCCAATCCAGACCGCAGATACTTAAAACTCAACAAAATCAACCAACAGCAAATGCAAGAACCCCTATTTGAATTTTCTGGGGCTTGTGCTGGTTGCGGTGAAACACCCTATGTCAAATTGGTCAGTCAATTATTCGGCGATCGCATGGTAGTAGCTAATGCGACTGGTTGTTCTTCAATTTATGGTGGTAATTTACCTACTACTCCTTGGGCGCATAACGCTGAAGGAAGAGGCCCAGCTTGGTCAAATTCTCTCTTTGAAGATAATGCTGAATTTGGGTTAGGTTTCCGAGTTTCAATCGATAAACAGGCTCAATTTGCTGCTGAATTACTCCATACTCTCGCTCAGGAAGTAGGAGAAGAGTTAGCAACTGCTATTCTGGATAACCAACAACAAGACGAAGCCGATATTTACGAACAACGGCAAAAAGTCAGCGAACTTAAACAACAGTTAGAGAAACTGCTGAATTCCGAGCTAGATCCCAGTATTAAAGCAAAAGTTCAGAACCTCAAATCTGTAGCAGACTATTTAGTTAAAAAGAGTGTCTGGATTGTTGGTGGTGACGGTTGGGCTTACGATATCGGTTATGGTGGCTTAGATCATGTGATTGCCAGTGGACGGAATGTCAATATTCTCGTTCTTGACACCGAAGTTTATTCCAACACAGGTGGACAAATGTCTAAAGCTACTCCTAAGGGTGCAGTAGCTAAATTTGCTGCTAGTGGTAAACCAATGGCGAAAAAAGATTTGGGTTTAATTGCCATGACTTACGGTAACGTCTATGTTGCCTCTGTAGCAATGGGTGCGCGAGACGAACACACTCTTAAAGCTTTCTTAGAAGCCGAAGCTTATGATGGCCCATCCCTAATTATTGCTTATTCTCACTGTATTGCTCATGGTATCAATATGCCTACTGCAATGCAGCAACAAAAAGCCTTAGTGGAATCGGGACGCTGGTTACTCTACCGCTACGATCCTAGAAGAACAGAATTAGGAAAAAATCCCTTAAGTCTAGATAGTCGCGCACCCAAATCGCCTGTGAAAGACTCAATGTACCAAGAAAACCGCTTTTTGATGTTGATGCGGAGTCAACCAGAAGCAGCTAAAAAGTTACTTAAAGAAGCGCAAGCAGATATTAGTACTCGTTGGCAGTTGTACCAATATCTAGCAGCTAGACAGTCAGAAAAAACCAACGGTCATTAA
- a CDS encoding Cytochrome c, class I, producing the protein MLKKLLSISISLLITWFAVANPALAGDASNGAKIFNANCAACHSGGNNLVNATKTLKKDALEKYGMYSAEAVITQVTNGKNAMPSFKGRLNDQQIEDVAAYVISQADKGW; encoded by the coding sequence ATGTTGAAGAAATTACTGTCAATAAGCATCAGCTTGTTGATAACTTGGTTTGCTGTAGCTAATCCTGCCTTAGCTGGAGATGCCAGCAATGGTGCAAAAATTTTTAATGCCAATTGTGCTGCTTGCCATTCCGGAGGCAACAACCTAGTTAACGCTACAAAAACTTTGAAAAAAGATGCTTTAGAAAAATATGGGATGTATTCTGCTGAAGCAGTTATTACTCAAGTAACTAATGGAAAAAATGCTATGCCATCTTTTAAAGGGCGTTTAAATGATCAACAAATTGAAGATGTTGCTGCTTACGTAATTTCTCAAGCAGACAAAGGTTGGTAA
- a CDS encoding plastocyanin, with protein MTKKLGLLLSTVLLVVTSFFLTANPAAAETYEVKMGSDNGMLQFVPSTLNIKSGDTVKWVNNKMAPHNVVFDSSKVSDDIAAKASHKSLAFSPGESFTTTFDQPGEYSYYCEPHRGAGMVGKIVVE; from the coding sequence ATGACCAAGAAGCTAGGTTTATTACTTTCGACTGTTTTGCTAGTGGTTACTAGCTTTTTCTTAACCGCAAATCCTGCTGCTGCTGAAACCTACGAAGTCAAAATGGGTTCAGATAACGGTATGTTACAGTTCGTTCCCAGTACTTTAAATATTAAGTCAGGGGATACTGTTAAGTGGGTTAACAACAAAATGGCTCCTCACAATGTAGTCTTTGACAGCAGCAAAGTCTCTGATGATATCGCTGCTAAAGCATCTCATAAAAGCCTTGCCTTTTCGCCTGGTGAATCCTTTACAACTACTTTCGATCAACCAGGTGAATATTCTTACTACTGCGAACCTCATCGTGGTGCAGGTATGGTTGGCAAGATTGTTGTTGAATAA